GGAGGGTGTCAATGACCTTGCCAAGTTCGGCAAGATGGTCGAGCTTTCCAGTTTCCTGCCCTTCGAGTACGCTTTATCTGTCTTGATGAAATAGGTTTAATTTTTCATCGCCCACTAATAATTTATAGGAACAACAAGCAGGCTCTTGGAGAGATCAATGACATCTCCGAAGGTGTCGCATCCGAGACTCTCGTTTCTTTCCTTGAATTGAACCTCCCCAAgccgaacaagaagaagaaggtgaTTCTGGGTCTTGCCGACAAGGCTCTGGCAGGAAGTATCAAGTCCGCTTTCTCATTCGTGGACTGTGAGACTGGTGATACCAGCGAAGTCGTTCAAGATCTTCTCCGTGGTATCCGTCTCCACGCTAGCAAGCTTCTCAAGCAGTTGCGCGATGGTGACATGGATACTGCCCAGCTCGGTCTCGGTCACGCTTACTCCCGTGCTAAGGTAAAGTTCTCCGTCCAGCGTGACGACAACCACATCATCCAGGCCATCGCCATTCTGGATCAGCTCGACAAGGCCATCAACACCTTCTCCATGAGAGTTCGCGAATGGTACTCTTGGCACTTCCCCGAGCTTGTCAAGATTGTCTCCGACAACCAGCGCTACGCCGAGCTCGCCCTTTTAATCAAGGACAAGCAAGCACTGACCAGCGATCGTCTCCACGACATTGCCGCCCttgttgaggatgatgaggctGTTGCCCAGAGCATCATCGATGCTGCCAAGACTAGTATGGGCCAAGAGATCTCCGAGTCTGACATGGAGAATGTTGTCGCCTTTGCCGAGCGCGTTGTCAAGCTCGCCAAGTACCGCAAGTCTCTCTACGCTTACCTTGTCGCCAAGATGAGCGTCGTCGCGCCTAACCTTGCCGCCCTAATCGGTGAAGTCGTCGGAGCCCGTCTGATCTCCCACGCCGGTAGCTTGACCAACCTCTCTAAGTATCCCGCCTCTACTGTTCAGATTCTTGGTGCTGAGAAGGCCCTTTTCCGTGCCTTGAAAACCAAGGGAAACACCCCCAAGTACGGTTTGCTGTACCACTCTTCCTTCATCGGCCGCGCTGGccccaagaacaagggcagAATCTCCCGTTTCCTTGCCAACAAGTGCTCCATTGCTTCCCGCAttgacaacttctctgagGCGCCTAACACCAAGTTCGGTGAGGCCCTTAAGAGCCAGGTTGAGGAGCGTTTGGAATTCTACTCCTCCGGCGCTGCCCCTACCAAGAACGAAGTCGCCATGGTACGCTGAGCTCTGTATACTCTACTTGATGGATCTAAACACTAACAATTCACAGAAAAACGCCATGGATGCCGTGCTGGCTGACCTTGATGTCGATGCTGACCAGAGCGATGCGGATATGGAAGATGCCGGAGTCGCTGAGGCtaaggatgagaagaaggagaagaaggagaagaaggagaagaaagaaaagaaggagaagaaggagaagaaagagaagagaaagtcAGTGGGTGGTGAGGGCGAGtccgagaagaagaagaagcgcaagcACGACACGGATGCCGAGCcctccaagaagaagcaaaaggcCTAGACGTGCAAAATGTTTGGACTTGGGAGTCTTTGTCATGGCGTTAGGTTTTGCTTTTGTCTTCATGACTCGATTGGTACGGCTTGCAGGTATTTGTAAATTATTACCAGGCCTTTTGCCTCAGCAGCTCTGACTATCGCTGCTCTGATATTGTTCAATTAAGGGTTTTAAGTTGTTAATCGTGTGGTCAAGCACTATACTTGTATGTAGTGAGGGGATTCCAGATTCAAGAAAAATTTATTTTTATTCCTAGCCGAACAAAAGACATTAGACTATAAATAATCCCTTGATGTATATTGTATGCGCGGCCATTTTAGTGGCGATCATTGTACCCCACAGTCTGACTCAATGCCGAACATGCAAGACCATAACCCCTCTCAGCCCTGACCTTTCCTCCCTCGTGAGCTCTGCGGGATGAACACCTGCATTTCCTGAGAATAACTTGGTGGTGGATACCCTATTTATTTACTAATGAGATCCATCGGGTTGCTCGGTGACGTCCCCACTACGTCCGTTTTCAGCATGATGCCGACAGGCTTACCATCATCTTTCTCTCCCAAGCGCAAACGAGAGGCCTCTGAATCGGACTGCTGTAGCCGCTCAGCGTCACCCATATCGATAGCCTCTAACGACAGTTTTAAGGAGGTTCCACTTCGGGACGAGGACGAGCTGGAAAGCTACAGTCCTCGAACTGTAGTGGCTGGAAAATTCGGAGAGTTAGCCATTCGTGGCGACCTTATTTCGGACTCTAGAGCCTTGACCGGCGACCTACAGCACGGATCTTTGGCTTTACCGACACAGAAAGCATGCGAGCCTGACAGCCACCAGCTCAAGAACATGCCTGAAGTCCTACCGGCCACTAGTAGCAAACCCAGTGGCCGCCAAGCGCTGCAATTCGAGCCGCCCACCACACAGGATCCGACTTCCATGCCCATTTCCCCCTCAAAGAAGAAGTCTGCAACTTTTCTTCGCAAGAATTTGGATCCCTCATCGCCATCTAAACGCAAGCAAAGATTGTCCCCTCCTCTCGCGGATACTCCATCTGAAGAAGACCCGCTTGTTTGGCACGATTCGGAAATAACAGGCCACAACCCATCCGACCCAACGGATGATGGATATGGAATCAACGGCATAGGCTTCAAACCCACTGCTTCAATTGCGTGGGAAAGGTCACAAAAGCGACAAAAGCAGGTAGCAGAATGGAAGAATCGCGAAGCTAGGGAGGCTCGTGAAAGACGGCGTGAACGGAGGAGGGATGGTATTGAGCTAGACAACTTGCGCGGCATCAACGAAGGTGCAATTCAGAAGCGAGTGAAATTCAATTTCTAGCAGGGCAAGCATGGCTGCGCAACGTGCAGCCGCATTTTGGATGTCTTTACTTCGGCGTTTCTCTCTTGAAGAGCAGGCTTATGGGCGGGGGAtctttttgcttcttttaACCTTTCGGACAAATTGGACAATCCAACGATGATTGGTTGGACAATATGAACTTTGCTGAGAGCTATGATACACAGAGATGACTTGTGACATGACGTCGATCACCACTTGATCCATCGATCGGAATATACAGTTTTCGAAAATCGCATGAACTCCATGACTCCTTTTCATGAATCAACGTCGCTACCAGAATTTGTAATTGGAGGGATTGGTCCAGCTCTTGTTCTTCCTTTCCTCCTCAGCAAGACGCGCGCGCAATGCCGCTTCCTCCTCTGCCGCATCCTTCTCACGTTGTTTCTTGGCCTTCAGTTGGTTCATCAGATCGAGCGCTTCTGCCATGCCACTCAATTCATTATTTCGTCGCCAGCGGCAGTATTCATATGAGGCTAATGAACTGATCGCAAACATGCCAACAGCCCAGTTTCCAGCAGACCATAGATAATAGCGTCCTGCATTCACACATTAGCCACATGATTGTAGTGTTCCAATACCAAAGAGAGCATATCTACCTTTGAGCACACCTCGTAGACCACCAACTCCAAATCCAAGGCCAATGCCAGTCAACAAGGATTCCCGAGCACACGGTCTTTTGTGAAGAGTGGTCATTTCAGAGACCGGGAATGATCCAATTATCTCGGAGTATGATACATCCTTAGGATTCTTTCCCCGGGGCTTATAGGTTGCTTTGGCGAGCGCGTTGGCGGGATCTTCGGGGTTTCCGAAGGCATCCCATAGCTTTCCAGTTTGTGACTGAGACGGATTGTATTTCGGTTTCTGCGAATCGGCTGGGTCATTCGGGAGTTGTGTGTTTCTAACAGCCTCTGGGAGAGAGCTGGAGTCTCGTGAGTCTTCTGCCATAGTTGTGTAGGGTATTTCGCTTCTAGATTTCCACTTGCTGTGTTCCGCTGTTGAAGAAAGATCGGAGAAATAGATAATCCAGGCTGTCCCAAACCAGGAGGTTATTCCGGCAACTGACTACCATTTGACACGCGTGGGTGGCACGCGAACGCGTCTTGACCATCGAAATCGATTTGATTAGAGCAGATCGTAGGCCATTGCTGGACCCTCCTGGAGGCACAGTTAGCTTCAGAACCGGATCTCCTTCTATTCGCGCATATTTACAATTTTTTCtcagtttttttttgacccGAAATTCATTCACCTAGTGCGCATTTCATGTTGCACTCTGATCCCGCCCTTTGAAAGAGGTACTTGAACAAGCCCAGCCGGGCGAAGTGTCGCAATGCCTTCACGAAAGCCCAGCAAGTATGGGAACAAGTTCCGATCCAGTGCTGCATCCTCGAATCCTCGTGCCTCCAAAACAGTCCAATTCAACTCCTTACGCTCGACCGAGGCAACCTCTCAAGATGAGAAATTCGAGGCCATTCGATTGGCCGACAATATCGATGAGACTCTCGGCTTCCCACGATTTGAGTCTGGCGATACAAGGACCGGCTGGTTGGTTAACATGCACAGCACATCGATTGAGGATTCGGATGTGCCTGGAGGTCGTGCCGGCGTGGATTATTACTTCTTGCAGGACGACGGAGGAAGTTTCAAAGCTACTGTGGAGTACGATCCTTATTTCTTGATTTCAGTCAAAAAGGGCTACGAAATGGAGGCAGAAGAGTGGTGCCGCCGAACCTTTGAGGGCATGATCAAAAAATTCAAGCGACTTGAGAAGGAAGATCTCGACCTCCCAAATCACCTTCTCGGCTACCGGAAAACCTACATCAAGCTCAGCTTCGCCAATGTGAGCAACCTCTTAGAGGTTAGGAGGACTCTCCTTCCTCTCGCggagaagaacaaaaaaaatgAGAGTGCGATGGACGCATACGTTGAGATGACCAGGTTTGTTGTGCATTACATGATTCGATCTGGACATTTGGCTTATTCATGGTGCCCATAGTGCGACTGCTGGTATCGACCTTTTTGACGATGAAATGATTAATGAGCAACGACCTAATGGCAACCTACAAGCGAGTGATTTTATTGTTGATATTCGAGAATACGATGTGCCATATCATGTCCGGGTCTGCATTGACAAAGGTCGGTATTCTCGGTGTCTCCCAGTGAGGTCTAACAGCTGACACATCGCAGACATTCGGATTGGAAAGTGGTACAATGTTGAGGCAGATCATGGCGTGATATCGCTGACCTGCCTAGAAGACCGGCTTCAGCGTGCCGATCCTGTCGTTCTAGCTTTTGATATCGAGTGTACGAAGTTACCGCTGAAATTTCCCGACGCCACGACGGATCAGATCATGATGATTTCATACATGATTGATGGGCAAGGGTTCCTAATTACCAACAGAGAGATTGTGTCCGAGGACATTCACGACTTCGAGTATACTCCCAAACCAGAGTACAATGGACCTTTCATAATTTTCAATGAACCCAATGAAAGAGGAGTACTTGAGCGATTCTTCGAGCATGTCAAGATCTCCAAGCCTACTGTGATCGCGACATACAACGGCGACTTCTTCGATTGGCCGTTTGTGGAAACAAGAGCTAGTATTCTGGGGCTCGATATGTATATGGAGATCGGCTTCCGGAAAAACAACGAGGATATCTACCAAGCCGATAACTGTGTCCATATGGATTGTTTCGCCTGGGTCAACCGTGACAGTTACCTTCCTCAAGGAAGTCGAGGATTGAAAGCCGTGACTGTTGCAAAGCTTGGTTACGACCCGGATGAACTTGACCCAGAGCTTATGACACCGTATGCGAGCGAAAGGCCGCAGACCCTAGCCGAATACTCGGTTTCCGATGCTGTTGCTACCTACTACCTGTACATGAAATACGTCCACCCGTTTATCTTCTCGCTCTGCACGATCATTCCCCTTAGCGCCGACGAAACGTTGCGGAAGGGAACAGGAACTTTGTGTGAGATGCTTCTCATGGTTCAAGCCTACCAGCATGAGATTGTCTTACCAAACAAGCACAAGAATCCCCCGGAGTCTTTCTATGAAGGTCATCTTCTTGAGTCAGAGACCTACGTTGGCGGCCACGTTGAAAGTATTGAAGCTGGTGTCTTCCGAAGTGATATCCCTACGCATTTTTCCGTTGACCCTACTGCGATTGATGAGCTTCTCAAGGATCTCG
The nucleotide sequence above comes from Penicillium digitatum chromosome 1, complete sequence. Encoded proteins:
- a CDS encoding Protein SIK1, producing MMPTGLPSSFSPKRKREASESDCCSRSASPISIASNDSFKEVPLRDEDELESYSPRTVVAGKFGELAIRGDLISDSRALTGDLQHGSLALPTQKACEPDSHQLKNMPEVLPATSSKPSGRQALQFEPPTTQDPTSMPISPSKKKSATFLRKNLDPSSPSKRKQRLSPPLADTPSEEDPLVWHDSEITGHNPSDPTDDGYGINGIGFKPTASIAWERSQKRQKQVAEWKNREAREARERRRERRRDGIELDNLRGINEGAIQKRVKFNF
- a CDS encoding Pre-rRNA processing nucleolar protein Sik1, putative yields the protein MADFLLFEGPMGYSLFKVAHQGDSVGNALKEVQEGVNDLAKFGKMVELSSFLPFENNKQALGEINDISEGVASETLVSFLELNLPKPNKKKKVILGLADKALAGSIKSAFSFVDCETGDTSEVVQDLLRGIRLHASKLLKQLRDGDMDTAQLGLGHAYSRAKVKFSVQRDDNHIIQAIAILDQLDKAINTFSMRVREWYSWHFPELVKIVSDNQRYAELALLIKDKQALTSDRLHDIAALVEDDEAVAQSIIDAAKTSMGQEISESDMENVVAFAERVVKLAKYRKSLYAYLVAKMSVVAPNLAALIGEVVGARLISHAGSLTNLSKYPASTVQILGAEKALFRALKTKGNTPKYGLLYHSSFIGRAGPKNKGRISRFLANKCSIASRIDNFSEAPNTKFGEALKSQVEERLEFYSSGAAPTKNEVAMKNAMDAVLADLDVDADQSDADMEDAGVAEAKDEKKEKKEKKEKKEKKEKKEKKEKRKSVGGEGESEKKKKRKHDTDAEPSKKKQKA
- a CDS encoding Cytochrome oxidase biogenesis protein, Cox20 subunit, producing MAEDSRDSSSLPEAVRNTQLPNDPADSQKPKYNPSQSQTGKLWDAFGNPEDPANALAKATYKPRGKNPKDVSYSEIIGSFPVSEMTTLHKRPCARESLLTGIGLGFGVGGLRGVLKGRYYLWSAGNWAVGMFAISSLASYEYCRWRRNNELSGMAEALDLMNQLKAKKQREKDAAEEEAALRARLAEEERKNKSWTNPSNYKFW